The proteins below are encoded in one region of Streptomyces sp. NBC_00490:
- a CDS encoding GNAT family N-acetyltransferase, with amino-acid sequence MTAVSAPASPPLSAASTRYTVTLARDESDVRAAQRLRHDVFAGEMGALLSSPQPGHDVDPFDAYCDHLLVTDTLTGQVVGTYRLLPPERAAVAGRLYSESEFDLSRIDALRPGLVEVGRSCVHPDHRDGAVIGLIWAGIARYMLDRGHEWLAGCCSIPLADGGALASAAWERVRDKHLAPQEYRVRPLLPWAPGQPAAGRGELPALLRGYLRLGAWVCGEPAHDPDFGVADLYVLLSMRRVDPRYLRHFLSLVPA; translated from the coding sequence ATGACCGCCGTATCCGCTCCGGCCTCCCCGCCCCTTTCCGCCGCTTCCACCCGCTACACCGTCACCCTCGCCCGCGACGAGTCCGACGTACGCGCCGCCCAGCGGCTGCGGCACGACGTGTTCGCCGGAGAGATGGGCGCCCTGCTGTCCTCCCCGCAGCCGGGCCACGACGTCGATCCCTTCGACGCCTACTGCGACCACCTGCTCGTCACCGACACCCTCACCGGCCAGGTCGTCGGCACCTATCGGCTGCTGCCGCCGGAGCGGGCCGCGGTGGCCGGACGGCTGTACTCGGAGAGCGAGTTCGACCTGTCCCGCATCGACGCCCTGCGGCCCGGCCTCGTCGAGGTCGGCCGCTCCTGCGTGCACCCCGACCACCGGGACGGCGCCGTGATCGGGCTCATCTGGGCCGGCATCGCCCGCTACATGCTCGACCGCGGCCACGAGTGGCTGGCCGGCTGCTGCTCGATCCCGCTCGCGGACGGCGGCGCGCTGGCGTCGGCGGCCTGGGAGCGGGTGCGGGACAAGCACCTGGCACCGCAGGAGTACCGCGTACGACCGCTGCTGCCCTGGGCCCCGGGACAGCCAGCCGCCGGCCGCGGTGAGCTGCCCGCCCTGCTGCGCGGCTACCTCCGCCTCGGCGCCTGGGTCTGCGGGGAGCCCGCCCACGACCCGGACTTCGGGGTCGCCGACCTGTACGTGCTGCTGTCGATGCGCCGCGTCGACCCGCGCTATCTGCGGCACTTCCTCTCCCTCGTACCGGCCTGA
- a CDS encoding lysophospholipid acyltransferase family protein codes for MSGWLPSAPCTPGACVEPTGSGTAVPRAVLRLAAVLVLVLAGVVLSPFGGLIPAESVRRWCRWIVRAAGVRVRVTGAAAPSGGLLLVANHISWLDIPLLAAVRPARMVAKTEIRQWPMAGAVVARAALFIERDRLRALPDTVARIAQGLRGGQAVAVFPEGSTWCGRAQGTFRRAVFQAALDAGVPVQPVRLRYRLDGGTASTAAAFVGEDTLLASVWRVVSARGLVAEVEVRDVIPPGSHADRRSLALAAQPATSHRPGWIHSALVAEVM; via the coding sequence ATGAGCGGCTGGCTGCCCAGCGCGCCCTGCACCCCCGGGGCGTGTGTGGAGCCGACCGGGTCCGGCACGGCGGTACCGCGCGCCGTGCTGCGCCTGGCGGCGGTCCTGGTCCTGGTGCTCGCCGGGGTCGTGCTGTCGCCGTTCGGCGGGCTGATCCCCGCCGAGTCGGTGCGGCGGTGGTGCCGGTGGATCGTACGGGCCGCTGGGGTCCGGGTCCGGGTCACCGGCGCCGCCGCGCCCAGCGGCGGGCTGCTCCTGGTCGCCAACCACATCTCCTGGCTGGACATCCCGCTGCTTGCCGCCGTGCGCCCGGCCCGGATGGTCGCCAAGACCGAGATCCGGCAGTGGCCGATGGCGGGCGCGGTGGTGGCCCGGGCCGCGCTGTTCATCGAGCGGGACCGGCTGCGCGCCCTCCCGGACACGGTCGCCCGGATCGCACAGGGACTCCGCGGCGGGCAGGCGGTCGCGGTGTTCCCCGAGGGCAGCACCTGGTGCGGACGTGCCCAGGGCACCTTCCGCCGGGCCGTGTTCCAGGCCGCCCTGGACGCCGGGGTCCCCGTTCAGCCGGTGCGGCTGCGCTACCGGCTCGACGGCGGCACGGCCAGCACCGCGGCCGCCTTCGTCGGCGAGGACACACTGCTCGCCTCGGTGTGGCGGGTGGTGTCGGCGCGGGGGCTGGTGGCCGAGGTGGAGGTACGGGACGTCATCCCGCCCGGCAGCCACGCCGACCGCCGCTCCCTCGCGCTGGCCGCCCAGCCCGCGACGTCGCACCGACCCGGCTGGATCCACTCGGCGCTGGTCGCGGAGGTGATGTGA
- a CDS encoding helix-turn-helix domain-containing protein yields MLRARDAMDRAYAQPLDVPALARIAHVSPAHFARTFRATFGETPHRYLQRRRVERAMFLLRETDRSVTDICFAVGFGSPGTFSRTFRDIVGRSPRTYRGQTATIAVPTCFTKAWTRPRASAD; encoded by the coding sequence ATGCTGCGGGCCCGGGACGCCATGGACCGCGCGTACGCGCAGCCGCTGGACGTGCCGGCCCTGGCCCGGATCGCCCATGTGTCCCCGGCGCACTTCGCCCGCACCTTCCGTGCCACGTTCGGGGAGACACCGCACCGCTATCTCCAGCGGCGCCGGGTCGAGCGGGCGATGTTCCTGCTGCGGGAGACCGACCGCAGCGTGACCGACATCTGCTTCGCGGTCGGCTTCGGCAGCCCGGGGACCTTCAGCCGCACCTTCCGCGACATCGTCGGCCGGTCACCGAGGACGTACCGCGGGCAGACCGCGACGATCGCCGTGCCGACGTGCTTCACGAAGGCGTGGACGCGACCGAGGGCCTCGGCCGACTGA
- a CDS encoding VOC family protein: MLTAITHSQIYVLDQDEALDFYVGKLGLEVHTDADLGFMRWLTVNVPGRPDRQILLERPGQPALSEETAAQVRDLLTKGAMGGHLIFSTDDCRKTCETLRGRGVEITDEPTERPYGIDCGVRDPFGNSIRFTQPND; encoded by the coding sequence ATGCTCACCGCGATCACACACTCACAGATCTACGTCCTCGACCAGGACGAGGCCCTCGATTTCTACGTCGGCAAGCTCGGCCTGGAGGTCCACACCGACGCCGACCTCGGCTTCATGCGCTGGCTCACCGTCAACGTCCCCGGCCGGCCGGACCGGCAGATCCTGCTGGAGCGGCCGGGGCAGCCGGCGCTGTCCGAGGAGACGGCGGCTCAGGTCCGCGACCTGCTCACCAAGGGCGCCATGGGGGGCCACCTCATCTTCAGCACGGACGACTGCCGCAAGACGTGCGAGACCCTGCGCGGCCGCGGCGTCGAGATCACCGACGAACCCACCGAGCGCCCGTACGGCATCGACTGCGGTGTACGCGACCCCTTCGGCAACAGCATCCGCTTCACCCAGCCGAACGACTAG
- a CDS encoding excinuclease ABC subunit UvrA: protein MHHPHDPYVRVRGAREHNLKGVDVDIPRDVLAVFTGVSGSGKSSLAFGTVYAEAQRRYFESVAPYARRLIHQVGAPKVGEITGLPPAVSLQQRRAAPTSRSSVGTVTNLSNSLRMLFSRAGDYPPGAERLDSDSFSPNTAAGACPECHGLGQVHRTTEELLVPDPSLSIREGAIAAWPGAWQGKNLRDILDALGYDVDRAWRELPAEAREWILFTDEQPVVTVHPVRDADRIQRPYQGTYMSARRYVMKTFSDSKSPTLRTKAERFLSSAPCPACGGSRLRPEALAVTFAGRTIAELAALPLTELMGHLRAVDETTRVLTDDLASRTAPVLELGLGYLSLDRSTPTLSAGELQRLRLATQLRSGLFGVVYVLDEPSAGLHPADTEALLTVLERLKAAGNSVFVVEHHLDVVRGADWLVDVGPGAGEHGGEVLHSGPVAELAAVEGSETARFLFGRSPAPVREVRSPKGQLKVGPVTRHNLRGVTAEFPLGAFTAVTGVSGSGKSTLIGEITEESAGVGRLVRVDQRPIGRTPRSNLATYTGLFDVVRKEFAATDQARTRGFGIGRFSFNVAGGRCETCQGEGFVSVELLFLPSTYAPCPDCGGARYNAETLEVTYRGRNIAQVLDLTVESAAEFFADTPAVARSLGTLLDVGLGYLRLGQPATELSGGEAQRIKLASELQRGRRGHTLYLLDEPTTGLHPADVEVLMRRLHGLVDIGHTVIVVEHDMSVVADADWVIDLGPGGGDAGGRVVATGPPTEVARAQGSTTAAYLAAALGAPGAPADEGP from the coding sequence ATGCACCACCCACATGACCCGTATGTCCGAGTCCGCGGCGCCCGAGAGCACAACCTCAAGGGTGTGGACGTCGATATCCCGCGGGACGTGCTGGCCGTGTTCACCGGGGTCTCCGGGTCCGGGAAGTCGTCGCTGGCGTTCGGGACGGTCTATGCGGAGGCGCAGCGGCGGTACTTCGAGTCCGTCGCGCCGTACGCCCGCAGGCTGATCCATCAGGTGGGGGCGCCGAAGGTCGGGGAGATCACCGGGTTGCCGCCGGCGGTGTCGCTGCAGCAGCGGCGTGCGGCGCCGACGTCCCGCTCGTCCGTCGGGACGGTCACCAACCTCTCGAACTCCTTGCGGATGCTGTTCTCCCGGGCCGGTGACTATCCGCCCGGCGCCGAGCGGCTCGACTCGGACTCCTTCTCGCCCAATACGGCGGCGGGGGCGTGCCCGGAGTGCCACGGGCTGGGTCAAGTGCACCGGACGACCGAGGAGTTGCTGGTCCCCGATCCGTCGCTGTCGATCCGGGAGGGTGCGATCGCGGCGTGGCCGGGCGCCTGGCAGGGGAAGAACCTGCGGGACATCCTGGACGCGCTCGGGTACGACGTGGACCGGGCGTGGCGCGAGCTGCCCGCCGAGGCGCGGGAGTGGATCCTGTTCACCGACGAGCAGCCGGTCGTCACGGTGCATCCGGTGCGGGATGCGGACCGCATCCAACGGCCGTACCAGGGCACGTACATGAGCGCCCGGCGCTATGTGATGAAGACCTTCTCGGACTCCAAGAGCCCGACGCTGCGGACGAAGGCGGAGCGGTTCCTCAGCAGCGCGCCCTGTCCCGCGTGCGGCGGCAGCCGGCTACGGCCGGAGGCGCTCGCGGTGACCTTCGCGGGCCGGACGATCGCCGAGCTCGCGGCGCTGCCGCTGACGGAGCTCATGGGGCACCTGCGCGCCGTCGACGAGACCACGCGTGTCCTCACCGACGACCTCGCCTCCCGTACCGCCCCCGTCCTCGAACTCGGTCTGGGCTACCTCAGCCTCGACCGCTCCACCCCCACCCTCTCCGCCGGTGAGCTGCAACGGCTCCGGCTCGCGACCCAGCTGCGCTCCGGACTGTTCGGAGTGGTGTACGTCCTCGACGAGCCCTCCGCCGGACTGCACCCGGCGGACACCGAGGCACTGCTGACGGTGCTGGAGCGGCTCAAGGCGGCCGGCAACTCGGTGTTCGTGGTGGAGCACCACCTCGACGTGGTGCGCGGCGCGGACTGGCTGGTGGACGTGGGTCCGGGCGCCGGTGAGCACGGCGGCGAGGTGCTGCACAGCGGTCCCGTGGCGGAACTGGCCGCGGTCGAGGGCTCGGAGACGGCGCGGTTCCTCTTCGGCCGCTCCCCCGCGCCCGTCCGTGAAGTGCGGTCCCCGAAGGGGCAGTTGAAGGTCGGCCCGGTCACCCGGCACAACCTGCGCGGGGTGACGGCGGAGTTCCCGCTGGGCGCCTTCACGGCGGTGACGGGCGTCTCCGGGTCCGGGAAGTCCACACTCATCGGGGAGATCACCGAGGAGTCGGCGGGCGTCGGGCGGCTCGTCCGGGTCGACCAGCGGCCGATCGGCCGCACCCCGCGCTCCAACCTGGCCACCTACACCGGCCTCTTCGACGTCGTACGCAAGGAGTTCGCGGCCACGGACCAGGCACGCACACGCGGGTTCGGTATCGGCCGGTTCTCCTTCAACGTGGCCGGGGGACGCTGCGAGACCTGTCAGGGCGAGGGGTTCGTCAGCGTCGAGCTGCTGTTCCTGCCGAGCACGTACGCGCCGTGCCCGGACTGCGGCGGGGCCCGCTACAACGCCGAGACGCTCGAAGTGACGTACCGGGGGCGGAACATCGCCCAGGTCCTGGATCTGACGGTGGAGTCCGCGGCGGAGTTCTTCGCCGACACCCCCGCCGTCGCCCGCAGCCTCGGCACGCTCCTGGACGTGGGCCTCGGCTATCTGCGGCTGGGCCAGCCCGCCACCGAACTCTCCGGCGGCGAGGCCCAACGCATCAAGCTGGCCAGTGAGTTGCAGCGCGGGCGCCGCGGCCACACCCTCTATCTCCTCGACGAACCGACCACCGGCCTCCACCCGGCCGACGTCGAGGTGCTGATGCGCCGGCTCCACGGACTCGTCGACATCGGACACACCGTCATCGTCGTCGAGCACGACATGTCCGTCGTCGCGGACGCGGACTGGGTGATCGACCTGGGACCGGGCGGCGGGGACGCGGGCGGCCGCGTCGTGGCGACGGGACCGCCCACGGAGGTGGCCCGGGCGCAGGGCAGCACCACGGCCGCGTACCTGGCCGCGGCGCTCGGAGCACCGGGCGCCCCCGCCGACGAGGGGCCCTAG
- a CDS encoding LLM class flavin-dependent oxidoreductase has product MTHLTTATRFSVLDRSRTREGHSNAEALRDTVRFAQELEGLGYHRFWVSEHHGVPGVAGSAPTVLAAAVAAATRTIRVGTGGVMLPNHRPLVVAEQFGVLESLFPGRIDMGLGRSVGFTDGVRKALGRGKDDADDFAGQLDELLGWFRGTSPTGVHARPAEGLTVPPFVLAMGEGAAIAARAGLPMVIGDLRGRDRMQRGIDHYRTHFRPSPWAPEPYVVISGTIAVAATPADARRLLVPEAWSMAHSRTHGTFPPLPAAERVEALTMTAKERDLYESGLTGHIAGTEDQVAHELETVLKETGAQEVLVTTSSHDRDALLDSYRRLASIVSD; this is encoded by the coding sequence GTGACCCACCTGACCACCGCCACCCGCTTCTCCGTCCTCGACCGCTCCCGCACCCGCGAGGGCCACTCGAACGCCGAGGCGCTGCGCGACACCGTGCGGTTCGCGCAGGAGCTGGAGGGGCTCGGATATCACCGGTTCTGGGTCTCGGAGCACCACGGGGTACCCGGCGTCGCCGGTTCCGCCCCGACCGTGCTGGCCGCCGCCGTGGCCGCGGCGACGCGGACGATCCGGGTGGGGACGGGCGGTGTGATGCTGCCCAACCACCGGCCGCTGGTCGTGGCCGAACAGTTCGGTGTCCTGGAGTCCCTCTTCCCCGGCCGCATCGACATGGGGCTGGGCCGTTCGGTCGGCTTCACCGACGGCGTACGCAAGGCACTGGGCCGCGGCAAGGACGACGCCGACGACTTCGCCGGCCAGCTCGACGAACTGCTCGGCTGGTTCCGCGGCACCTCCCCGACCGGTGTGCACGCGCGCCCCGCGGAGGGTCTGACCGTGCCCCCGTTCGTCCTCGCGATGGGCGAGGGCGCCGCGATCGCGGCCCGCGCCGGCCTGCCCATGGTCATCGGCGACCTCCGCGGCCGCGACCGGATGCAGCGCGGCATCGACCACTACCGCACCCACTTCCGCCCCTCCCCCTGGGCACCGGAACCGTACGTCGTGATCTCCGGCACGATCGCGGTCGCCGCCACCCCCGCGGACGCCCGCCGCCTCCTGGTCCCGGAGGCCTGGTCCATGGCCCACTCCCGCACCCACGGCACCTTCCCGCCCCTGCCGGCCGCCGAGCGCGTCGAGGCACTCACCATGACCGCGAAGGAGCGCGACCTCTACGAGTCCGGCCTCACCGGCCACATCGCCGGCACCGAGGACCAGGTGGCGCACGAGCTGGAAACGGTGCTGAAGGAGACGGGCGCACAGGAGGTCCTCGTCACCACCAGCAGCCACGACCGTGACGCGCTGCTGGACTCCTACCGACGGCTCGCCTCGATCGTCTCCGACTAG
- a CDS encoding phosphatase domain-containing protein, which yields MTDSSRPPLAVFDLDNTLADTAHRQRFLERMPRDWDGFFAAAPQDPPLAEGIALVLESAEECEVVYLTGRPERCRQDTLDWLAAQGLPEGRVHMRRDNDRRPARRTKLETLRRLASTREIRVLVDDDELVCEDAERAGFTVVRARWTAPSAALRTAQEREGRT from the coding sequence GTGACCGACAGCAGCAGACCGCCCCTCGCCGTGTTCGACCTGGACAACACCCTCGCGGACACCGCCCACCGGCAGCGCTTCCTGGAGCGCATGCCCCGCGACTGGGACGGCTTCTTCGCCGCCGCGCCCCAGGACCCGCCCCTGGCGGAGGGCATCGCCCTGGTCCTGGAGAGCGCCGAGGAGTGCGAGGTCGTCTATCTCACCGGCCGGCCCGAGCGCTGCCGACAGGACACCCTCGACTGGCTCGCCGCCCAGGGACTGCCCGAGGGGCGTGTCCACATGCGGCGCGACAACGACCGCAGGCCCGCCCGGCGCACCAAGCTGGAGACCCTCCGCCGGCTCGCCAGCACCCGTGAGATCCGGGTGCTGGTGGACGACGACGAACTGGTCTGCGAGGACGCCGAACGGGCCGGGTTCACTGTCGTACGTGCGCGCTGGACCGCCCCCTCCGCCGCGCTGAGGACCGCGCAGGAGCGGGAGGGGCGGACCTGA
- a CDS encoding dodecin — protein sequence MTNHTYRVTEIVGTSPDGVDQAIRNGIGRASQTLRNLDWFEVTQVRGQIEEGQVAHWQVGLKVGFRLDESDSE from the coding sequence ATGACGAATCACACCTATCGGGTGACCGAGATCGTCGGCACCTCGCCCGACGGCGTCGACCAGGCCATCCGCAACGGCATCGGCCGTGCCTCACAGACCCTCCGCAACCTCGACTGGTTCGAGGTGACGCAGGTGCGGGGCCAGATCGAGGAAGGACAGGTCGCGCACTGGCAGGTGGGCCTGAAGGTGGGCTTCCGCCTGGACGAGTCGGACTCGGAGTAG
- the egtD gene encoding L-histidine N(alpha)-methyltransferase, which translates to MSPFLLTRTLPEDATEAALRADVLRGLTRTPKTLPPKWFYDAHGSELFDRITELPEYYPTRAEREILVARAAEIAAASGARTLVELGSGSSEKTRYVIDALNDLHTYVPVDVSESALTQAGHALIAERPGLDVHALIADFTAELALPGTPGPRLVAFLGGTIGNLLPAERAEFFTSVRALLSPGDALLLGTDLVKDENTLVRAYDDAAGVTAAFNKNVLTVVDRELGADFDPGAFDHVALWDAENEWIEMRLRSRTAQTVKIPTLDLAIDFAAGEELHTEVSAKFRKEGVRAELSAAGLELDHWWTDEQGRFALSLSTVR; encoded by the coding sequence GTGAGCCCGTTCCTTCTCACCCGCACCCTGCCCGAGGACGCCACCGAGGCCGCCCTGCGCGCCGACGTCCTGCGCGGCCTGACCCGCACCCCGAAGACCCTGCCGCCGAAGTGGTTCTACGACGCCCACGGCAGCGAACTCTTCGACCGAATCACGGAGTTGCCCGAGTACTACCCGACCCGCGCCGAGCGGGAGATCCTCGTCGCCCGGGCCGCCGAGATCGCGGCGGCCTCCGGCGCCCGCACCCTCGTCGAGCTGGGCTCCGGCTCCTCGGAGAAGACGCGGTACGTCATCGACGCGCTGAACGACCTGCACACGTACGTGCCCGTCGACGTCAGCGAGAGCGCCCTCACGCAGGCCGGGCACGCGCTGATCGCGGAGCGGCCGGGGCTGGACGTGCACGCCCTGATCGCCGACTTCACGGCCGAGCTCGCCCTGCCCGGGACGCCGGGCCCCCGGCTGGTGGCGTTCCTCGGCGGCACGATCGGCAATCTGCTGCCGGCCGAGCGGGCGGAGTTCTTCACCTCGGTCCGTGCCCTGCTCTCCCCCGGCGACGCCCTGCTGCTCGGCACGGACCTCGTCAAGGACGAGAACACACTGGTCAGGGCGTACGACGACGCGGCCGGGGTGACGGCGGCGTTCAACAAGAACGTCCTGACCGTCGTCGACCGCGAACTGGGTGCCGACTTCGATCCCGGCGCCTTCGACCATGTGGCGCTCTGGGACGCGGAGAACGAGTGGATCGAGATGCGGCTGCGCTCCCGTACCGCGCAGACCGTGAAGATCCCGACGCTGGATCTCGCCATCGACTTCGCGGCGGGCGAGGAGCTGCACACCGAGGTCTCGGCGAAGTTCCGGAAGGAGGGCGTGCGGGCCGAACTGTCCGCCGCCGGACTGGAACTGGACCACTGGTGGACGGACGAGCAGGGCCGGTTCGCGCTGTCGCTGAGCACGGTGCGGTGA
- the egtC gene encoding ergothioneine biosynthesis protein EgtC: MCRHLAYLGHEEPLGRLLTEPPHSLYRQSWEPRHQRHGTVNADGFGVGWYAEDDPAPARYRRAGPIWADQSFADLARVVRTSALLAAVRDATLAGADAEAAAAPYASGSWLFSHNGAVKGWPRSLAPLTPTLPAADLLAMEARNDSAFVWALVLARLRAGDDESQALADTVLEVAEAAPGSRLNLLLTNGETIAATTWGDTLWYLTSSRGTVVASEPYDDDPRWQEVPDHTLLAASRTDVLLTPLKEPSDAASAIAPSKEPRT; the protein is encoded by the coding sequence ATGTGCCGTCACCTGGCGTATCTGGGCCACGAGGAGCCGCTCGGGCGGCTCCTCACGGAGCCCCCGCACAGTCTGTACCGCCAGTCCTGGGAGCCCCGGCACCAGCGCCACGGCACCGTCAACGCCGATGGTTTCGGGGTGGGTTGGTACGCAGAGGACGACCCGGCGCCGGCCCGCTACCGCCGGGCCGGGCCCATCTGGGCGGACCAGTCCTTCGCGGACCTGGCCCGCGTCGTACGGACCTCGGCGCTGCTCGCCGCGGTCCGTGACGCCACGCTGGCGGGCGCGGACGCCGAGGCCGCCGCGGCGCCGTACGCGAGCGGGTCGTGGCTGTTCAGCCACAACGGCGCGGTCAAGGGCTGGCCGCGCTCCCTGGCACCGCTGACCCCGACCCTGCCCGCCGCCGACCTGCTGGCGATGGAGGCCCGCAACGACTCGGCGTTCGTCTGGGCCCTGGTCCTCGCCCGCCTCCGCGCCGGCGACGACGAGAGCCAGGCGCTGGCCGACACGGTCCTGGAGGTCGCCGAGGCCGCCCCCGGCTCGCGCCTCAACCTCCTGCTCACCAACGGCGAGACCATCGCCGCGACCACCTGGGGCGACACCCTGTGGTACCTGACGTCCTCCCGCGGCACGGTCGTCGCCTCCGAGCCCTACGACGACGATCCGCGCTGGCAGGAGGTCCCCGACCACACCCTGCTCGCGGCGAGCCGCACGGACGTACTGCTCACCCCACTGAAGGAGCCGAGTGACGCCGCCTCGGCCATCGCACCGTCGAAGGAGCCCCGTACGTGA
- the egtB gene encoding ergothioneine biosynthesis protein EgtB, translating into MTDDAETLRVRALHTLTTARDRTTLLTSCVEDPDLTAQHSPLMSPLVWDLAHIGNQEELWLLRNVAGREAMRPEIDGLYDAFEHPRAERPKLPLLPPDEARRYAGEVRGRVLDLLESTAFHGTRLTEAGFAFGMVAQHEQQHDETMLITHQLRTGPQALTAPDPDPAPLHTGPAEVLVPGGPFMMGTSDEPWALDNERPAHRREVAPFYIDTAPVTNGAYQEFIEDGGYRLDRWWAPAGWDHIRQHGIDAPLFWRRDGNQWLRRRFGVTEIVPPDEPVVHVSWYEADAYARWARRRLPTEAEWEKAARHDPTTGRSTRYPWGDADPAPEHANLGQRHLRPAPAGSYPEGESPLGVRQLIGDVWEWTASDFQPYPGFEAFPYKEYSEVFFGPEHKVLRGGSFAVDAVACRGTFRNWDYPIRRQIFSGFRTARSAEGV; encoded by the coding sequence ATGACCGACGACGCCGAGACGCTCCGCGTCCGGGCGCTGCACACCCTCACCACGGCGCGCGACCGCACGACGCTGCTGACCAGCTGCGTCGAGGACCCCGACCTCACCGCCCAGCACTCACCGCTGATGTCCCCGCTGGTGTGGGACCTCGCGCACATCGGCAACCAGGAGGAGCTCTGGCTGCTGCGGAACGTCGCGGGGCGCGAGGCCATGCGGCCCGAGATCGACGGCCTGTACGACGCGTTCGAACACCCGCGCGCGGAACGGCCGAAGCTGCCGCTGCTCCCGCCCGACGAGGCCCGGCGCTACGCGGGGGAGGTGCGGGGACGGGTCCTGGACCTGCTGGAGTCCACCGCGTTCCACGGCACGCGGCTCACCGAGGCGGGCTTCGCCTTCGGGATGGTCGCGCAGCACGAACAGCAGCACGACGAGACGATGCTGATCACCCATCAGCTCCGTACCGGCCCCCAGGCCCTGACCGCCCCCGACCCGGACCCCGCGCCCCTGCACACCGGGCCGGCCGAAGTCCTGGTGCCCGGCGGCCCGTTCATGATGGGCACCTCCGACGAGCCGTGGGCGCTGGACAACGAACGCCCGGCGCACCGGCGGGAGGTGGCGCCGTTCTACATCGACACGGCGCCGGTCACCAACGGGGCGTACCAGGAGTTCATCGAGGACGGCGGCTACCGGCTCGACCGGTGGTGGGCGCCGGCCGGCTGGGACCACATCCGGCAGCACGGCATCGACGCCCCGCTGTTCTGGCGGCGCGACGGCAACCAGTGGCTGCGCCGCCGCTTCGGCGTCACCGAGATCGTGCCGCCCGACGAGCCCGTGGTGCACGTGAGCTGGTACGAGGCCGACGCGTACGCCCGCTGGGCCAGGCGGCGGCTGCCCACCGAGGCCGAGTGGGAGAAGGCCGCCCGCCACGACCCCACCACCGGCCGCTCGACGCGCTACCCGTGGGGTGACGCCGACCCGGCGCCCGAGCACGCCAACCTCGGCCAGCGGCATCTGCGCCCGGCCCCGGCGGGCAGCTATCCGGAGGGCGAATCCCCGCTCGGGGTGCGCCAGTTGATCGGCGACGTGTGGGAGTGGACGGCGAGCGACTTCCAGCCGTACCCCGGCTTCGAGGCGTTCCCGTACAAGGAGTACTCGGAGGTGTTCTTCGGCCCCGAGCACAAGGTGCTGCGCGGCGGCTCGTTCGCCGTCGACGCGGTCGCCTGCCGGGGCACGTTCCGCAACTGGGACTACCCGATCCGGCGGCAGATCTTCTCCGGCTTCCGCACCGCCCGTTCCGCGGAGGGCGTCTGA